A stretch of the Medicago truncatula cultivar Jemalong A17 chromosome 5, MtrunA17r5.0-ANR, whole genome shotgun sequence genome encodes the following:
- the LOC11405822 gene encoding L-ascorbate oxidase homolog — protein MGSRSTSVLSLLCLVLALVSVSLVQAEDDYKFYTWTVTYGILSPLGTPQQVILINGQFPGPRLDLITNNNVILNLVNKLDEPFLLTWNGIKQRKNSWQDGVLGTNCPIPPNSNYTYKFQTKDQIGTYSYFPSTKMHKAAGGFGGLNVYRRSVIPIPYPNPDGDFTLLIGDWYKASHKVLRQSLDLGKSPGFPDGLLINGQVHSTFTGNQGKTYMFRISNVGLSTSINFRIQGHTLKLVEVEGSHTLQNVYDSLDVHVGQSVSVLVTLNQPPKDYYIVASTRFTQTVLSTTSVLHYSNSRSSASGPLPAPPADNYDWSMKQARTYRWNLTANAARPNPQGSFHYGKIIPTKRIYLANSAPLINGKLRYAVNSVSYINPDTPLKLADYFNIPGILGDIQTTPSNGPAHIATSVLRTSLHDFIEVVFQNNENTMQSWHLDGYDFWVVGYGSGQWTDASRSTYNLVDALTRHTAQVYPNSWTAILVSLDNQGMWNLRSAIWERQYLGQQLYLRVWNAQRTAANEYDIPNNALLCGKALGHHP, from the exons ATGGGAAGCAGAAGCACTAGTGTGCTATCTCTACTATGTCTTGTTCTTGCATTAGTAAGCGTGTCTTTAGTGCAAGCAGAAGATGATTATAAGTTCTACACATGGACTGTGACTTATGGAATTCTTTCTCCTCTTGGTACTCCTCAACAA GTTATTTTGATTAATGGTCAATTTCCTGGTCCTAGACTTGATTTGATTACTAATAACAATGTGATTCTCAATCTTGTCAACAAGCTAGATGAGCCATTTCTACTAACATG GAATGGCATTAAACAAAGGAAAAATTCATGGCAAGATGGAGTACTGGGAACAAACTGTCCTATTCCACCAAACTCAAATTATACTTACAAGTTTCAAACCAAGGATCAAATTGGAACTTATTCATATTTTCCATCAACTAAAATGCATAAAGCTGCTGGAGGGTTTGGAGGGCTCAATGTTTATCGTAGATCTGTCATTCCAATCCCTTATCCAAATCCTGATGGAGATTTTACTCTACTCATTGGTGATTGGTACAAGGCCAGCCACAAG GTATTGAGACAATCTTTAGATTTAGGAAAATCTCCTGGTTTTCCTGATGGGCTCCTTATCAATGGTCAAGTTCATTCGACCTTCACTGGTAACCAAG gaaaaacaTACATGTTCAGGATCTCAAATGTGGGTTTATCAACCTCAATCAACTTTAGAATTCAGGGTCATACACTAAAACTAGTCGAGGTTGAAGGATCACATACTCTCCAAAACGTATATGATTCACTTGATGTACATGTTGGACAATCAGTTTCTGTGTTAGTTACCTTAAATCAACCTCCAAAGGACTATTACATTGTTGCCTCAACAAGATTTACTCAAACTGTTCTCAGCACAACTTCTGTGCTGCACTATTCAAACTCTCGTTCCTCAGCATCAGGACCCTTGCCTGCTCCCCCTGCCGACAATTATGACTGGTCTATGAAGCAAGCTAGAACTTACAG ATGGAATCTGACAGCAAATGCTGCTAGGCCTAACCCACAAGGGTCATTCCATTATGGAAAGATAATTCCAACTAAAAGAATATATTTGGCCAATTCAGCACCATTGATCAATGGAAAGCTCCGTTATGCAGTTAATAGTGTCTCCTATATTAACCCTGATACCCCTCTTAAACTTGCTGATTACTTCAACATTCCTGGAATCTTGGGTGATATTCAAACCACTCCATCTAATGGTCCCGCACATATAGCTACATCGGTGTTGCGAACTTCGCTTCATGATTTCATTGAGGTTGTTTTCCAAAACAATGAAAACACCATGCAGTCTTGGCATCTTGACGGTTATGATTTTTGGGTTGTTGG TTATGGTTCTGGCCAATGGACAGATGCAAGTAGAAGTACCTATAATCTAGTGGATGCTTTGACTAGACACACTGCCCAG GTGTATCCAAACTCGTGGACAGCAATATTGGTATCATTGGATAACCAAGGTATGTGGAATTTGAGATCAGCCATATGGGAAAGACAATATCTTGGACAACAGTTGTATCTAAGAGTGTGGAATGCACAACGTACTGCAGCCAATGAATATGACATTCCTAATAATGCTCTGCTTTGTGGCAAAGCATTGGGACATCATCCTTAG
- the LOC11405823 gene encoding methylesterase 3 encodes MDTEIKRHFVLIHGSCHGAWCWYKIIALLKSAGHEVTALDMAASGIHPKQVHELDSVTYYYEPLIEFLRSLRQDQRVILVGHSLGGMCISVAMELFPKKIAAAVFVTAFMPSPDLSYLSLLQESRQSRDPSMVPKIMFDDSPNDKPNGSMLFGQQIIFEAYQLSPPEDLSLAMSLIRPARSYGDEELLQEKTRVTKDNYGTVAKVFIVCQQDKVLEHDFQLSMIERNPANDVKVIVDADHMPMFSKPKELCAYLQEVADTYY; translated from the exons ATGGATACTGAGATTAAGAGACATTTCGTGTTGATTCATGGATCTTGCCATGGGGCATGGTGTTGGTACAAGATTATTGCTCTGTTAAAATCTGCTGGACACGAAGTCACAGCACTAGACATGGCTGCTTCTGGAATCCATCCAAAGCAAGTGCATGAGCTGGATTCTGTCACATATTATTATGAACCGTTGATTGAATTTCTAAGGTCACTGCGACAAGATCAGAGAGTTATTCTAGTGGGTCATAGCTTGGGTGGGATGTGTATATCTGTGGCCATGGAATTATTTCCAAAGAAAATTGCAGCTGCTGTATTTGTTACAGCTTTCATGCCTTCTCCTGATCTAAGCTACTTGAGTCTACTCCAAGAG AGTAGACAAAGTAGGGATCCCAGCATGGTCCCAAAGATAATGTTTGACGATAGCCCAAATGATAAACCAAATGGATCCATGTTATTTGGCCAACAAATCATTTTTGAGGCGTATCAACTATCTCCACCTGAG GACTTGTCCCTTGCAATGTCATTAATAAGGCCTGCTAGGAGCTATGGTGATGAAGAACTATTACAAGAGAAAACAAGAGTCACAAAAGATAACTATGGAACTGTTGCCAAAGTCTTCATTGTGTGCCAACAAGACAAAGTATTAGAGCATGATTTTCAGCTATCAATGATTGAACGAAACCCTGCTAATGATGTCAAAGTGATTGTTGATGCTGACCACATGCCTATGTTCTCTAAACCAAAAGAGCTTTGTGCATATCTTCAAGAAGTTGCAGACACATATTATTAG